The Candidatus Woesearchaeota archaeon genome has a window encoding:
- a CDS encoding nucleotidyltransferase domain-containing protein, whose translation MAKKEEKENKKNSEEKQKSGNELALKIPENLPKEAQEKIKEIKEKIDRFQKEVLKKFDKYIMGIALLPPQRKGEEKPTQAQPEEYIDPKEKTSEKQEEKKEGTEKINVLVLVDDSDSQKMSKQELATKLSAIITKMAEDVDKSLTPEIVILSELWQSCYDAKYDLLQLIAMSAPVYDLGMLSAIKIAEIHKSMVLKKFERYIVSYVLAGSLVQGRATKTSDIDVWVVIDDTDVKRMTRAELKDKLRAIIIGMGIEAGDITGVKNKLNIQVYILTDFWDSLKEANPIIFTLLRDGVPFYDRGIFMPWKQLLKMGKIKPSAEAIDMFMSSGEEMLKRVHFRLQDLGMEDIYYAILTPSQAALMLFGIPPPTPKETPALMKEIFVDKEKMLEEKYIKLLEKNIQVRKELEHGTKKSLTGKELDELLTNAEDYLKRIKKLFGQIEKIKEEEDMVRIYDTIVTMIRDILKLEGVEKVADVEIVSMFEDKLIAEGKIPAKFLRILNEIIKAKKDYDEKKLTKVEVEKVKKDSSSFIKFLIEYIQRKRGLEIEKARVRVKHGTKFGEVLLLEKEAFIIHDIDAEQKEITKAIINKDGSLGAAKESSIEEMEKALVNEKIPPRVFIKEPLFESLKSFFGKDVEVMVNY comes from the coding sequence ATGGCAAAGAAAGAAGAAAAGGAAAATAAAAAAAATTCTGAAGAGAAGCAAAAATCAGGTAATGAATTGGCATTAAAGATCCCTGAAAATCTCCCAAAAGAAGCCCAGGAAAAGATAAAGGAAATAAAGGAAAAGATTGACAGGTTCCAGAAAGAAGTTCTTAAAAAGTTCGACAAATATATCATGGGGATCGCATTGCTGCCGCCGCAGAGGAAAGGCGAGGAAAAACCTACTCAGGCGCAGCCAGAAGAATATATTGATCCAAAAGAAAAAACCAGTGAAAAACAGGAAGAGAAAAAAGAAGGTACAGAAAAAATAAATGTTCTTGTATTGGTTGATGATTCTGACAGCCAGAAGATGTCAAAGCAGGAGCTGGCAACAAAGCTTTCTGCAATAATAACAAAGATGGCCGAGGATGTTGACAAGTCTTTGACTCCTGAAATAGTGATTCTGTCGGAGCTTTGGCAGAGCTGCTATGATGCAAAATATGACTTATTGCAGCTTATTGCAATGTCTGCCCCTGTTTATGATCTTGGAATGCTTTCAGCAATAAAAATAGCCGAAATACACAAATCAATGGTGCTGAAGAAATTCGAGCGCTACATTGTTTCTTATGTTTTGGCAGGCTCATTAGTTCAGGGCAGGGCAACAAAAACATCTGACATTGATGTCTGGGTTGTAATTGATGACACAGATGTCAAGCGGATGACAAGGGCAGAATTGAAAGACAAATTAAGGGCGATAATAATCGGCATGGGAATTGAAGCAGGCGATATAACCGGGGTTAAAAACAAGCTGAACATCCAGGTTTACATTCTGACAGATTTCTGGGACAGCCTGAAAGAGGCAAACCCAATAATATTCACATTGCTCAGAGACGGTGTTCCATTCTACGACAGGGGCATCTTTATGCCCTGGAAGCAATTATTGAAAATGGGCAAGATAAAGCCAAGCGCAGAGGCAATTGATATGTTCATGTCATCAGGCGAAGAAATGCTGAAGCGAGTTCATTTCAGGCTGCAGGATCTGGGAATGGAAGACATCTATTATGCAATACTTACTCCAAGCCAGGCTGCACTGATGCTTTTTGGCATACCGCCTCCAACTCCTAAGGAAACTCCTGCATTGATGAAGGAAATATTTGTTGATAAGGAAAAGATGCTTGAAGAGAAATACATCAAGCTTTTAGAGAAGAATATCCAGGTCAGAAAAGAGCTTGAGCACGGAACAAAAAAATCACTCACAGGAAAAGAGCTTGACGAGCTGCTGACAAATGCAGAAGATTACCTTAAAAGAATAAAAAAATTATTCGGCCAGATAGAAAAGATAAAGGAAGAAGAAGACATGGTCCGCATTTATGACACGATTGTAACCATGATAAGGGACATATTAAAATTAGAGGGCGTTGAAAAAGTTGCAGATGTTGAAATTGTCAGTATGTTTGAGGACAAGCTTATAGCTGAAGGGAAGATTCCTGCAAAATTTTTGAGAATATTGAATGAAATAATAAAGGCAAAAAAAGATTATGATGAAAAGAAGCTCACAAAAGTGGAAGTTGAAAAGGTAAAGAAAGATTCCTCTTCTTTCATAAAGTTCCTGATCGAATACATCCAGAGAAAGCGCGGCCTGGAAATAGAGAAAGCCAGAGTGAGAGTGAAACACGGAACAAAGTTCGGCGAAGTTTTGCTGCTCGAAAAGGAAGCGTTTATCATTCATGACATAGATGCTGAGCAGAAGGAAATTACAAAAGCCATTATAAACAAAGACGGCAGCTTGGGCGCAGCAAAAGAGTCTTCAATTGAAGAAATGGAAAAAGCACTTGTGAATGAAAAAATCCCTCCGCGCGTGTTTATAAAAGAGCCATTATTTGAGAGCCTTAAATCATTTTTCGGCAAGGATGTCGAGGTTATGGTAAACTATTAA
- a CDS encoding PGF-pre-PGF domain-containing protein encodes MKINSHKLFLIIFCMILINLSIVSAITITPRISKDNYQIFLFSILGFTDATLSITTDKIAFTNMHLELTEEFVNTSMKLERLAEPEEGIGAPAGAYQHIKVVNSNIRDAEMESLKIEFRIKKSWLERFAEDPNIVLMRYNQKDKWMEFPAKRIAESIDYVYYEAKVPGFGYLSYFSIIANSSVGVVRQPIIELEKAEEKILNKSNDAVSDANKATNAAYQQRSGITSFFEWLFKAFKI; translated from the coding sequence ATGAAAATAAACAGCCATAAATTGTTTTTAATAATTTTTTGCATGATTTTAATCAATTTATCAATAGTTTCTGCTATAACAATAACCCCCAGAATATCAAAGGACAACTACCAGATTTTTTTGTTTTCGATCCTGGGCTTTACTGACGCGACATTGTCAATAACAACTGATAAGATCGCTTTCACCAACATGCACCTTGAGCTTACAGAAGAATTTGTGAATACGAGCATGAAACTTGAAAGGCTTGCAGAGCCTGAAGAAGGAATAGGGGCGCCTGCTGGCGCATACCAACACATCAAAGTTGTAAACTCGAACATAAGGGATGCTGAGATGGAATCCCTGAAGATTGAGTTTAGAATCAAAAAATCATGGCTTGAAAGATTTGCCGAAGACCCGAATATTGTTCTTATGCGGTACAACCAAAAGGACAAGTGGATGGAGTTCCCGGCAAAAAGAATAGCAGAAAGCATAGATTATGTATATTACGAAGCAAAAGTCCCTGGCTTCGGATATCTGAGCTATTTTTCAATAATTGCGAACAGTTCCGTGGGTGTTGTCAGGCAGCCGATCATCGAGCTAGAAAAAGCAGAGGAGAAAATTCTCAATAAAAGCAATGATGCTGTAAGCGATGCCAATAAAGCTACTAATGCAGCATATCAGCAGCGTTCCGGCATAACTTCTTTTTTCGAATGGCTCTTCAAGGCATTTAAAATTTAA
- a CDS encoding CBS domain-containing protein has product MKTGFKVCDAMTENPITITSGMSLQDCAKLMAEKHVGALLIKKAEELQGIITEQDIVRKAVAKGIDASKSKVGDYMEINMVSISPEADIFDALLKMRDSNIRHLPVIYGKKFIGLLTLKDVLKIEPQLFDLLVEKFEIREEERKRLGKRKASEGVCQICGKYAEKVTDLDGVLMCMDCKEEA; this is encoded by the coding sequence ATGAAAACCGGCTTTAAAGTCTGCGATGCAATGACGGAAAATCCAATTACAATCACTTCTGGAATGAGTTTGCAGGATTGCGCCAAGCTCATGGCTGAGAAGCATGTTGGCGCATTGCTGATCAAAAAAGCAGAAGAATTGCAGGGCATAATAACAGAGCAGGACATTGTCAGAAAAGCTGTTGCGAAGGGCATTGATGCTTCTAAGTCGAAAGTCGGGGATTATATGGAAATAAATATGGTGTCAATCAGCCCTGAAGCAGATATTTTTGATGCTTTGCTTAAGATGAGAGACTCAAACATAAGGCACTTGCCTGTTATTTACGGTAAAAAATTCATCGGATTGCTTACATTAAAAGATGTACTTAAAATAGAGCCGCAATTGTTTGATCTTCTGGTTGAAAAATTCGAAATAAGAGAAGAGGAAAGAAAGCGATTAGGCAAGCGAAAGGCGTCAGAAGGCGTATGCCAGATATGCGGCAAATACGCTGAGAAAGTCACGGATCTTGACGGCGTTCTGATGTGCATGGACTGCAAGGAAGAAGCTTAG
- a CDS encoding PLDc N-terminal domain-containing protein, translated as MAAETAMWMGIFISLLFLIFMAIFILAFIFWIFMIIDCAKRTFKDETEKIVWILVLVLVGLIGAIIYYFVVKAKDKK; from the coding sequence ATGGCAGCTGAAACAGCAATGTGGATGGGCATCTTCATTTCATTACTGTTCTTAATCTTTATGGCAATATTCATCCTTGCCTTTATTTTCTGGATCTTCATGATAATTGACTGCGCGAAAAGAACATTCAAGGACGAAACAGAAAAGATCGTCTGGATTCTGGTACTAGTTTTAGTCGGCTTAATCGGAGCGATCATATATTACTTTGTTGTAAAAGCCAAAGACAAAAAGTAA